A genome region from Methylobacterium sp. FF17 includes the following:
- a CDS encoding DNA polymerase III subunit gamma/tau, producing the protein MRDLLPLLRRIGTSLMLVALLAFVVGNVIVPATASAPAERFAHAGPANLHMHGDGSVHSHLAATSVATDEGDWPDFPPLDDPGDHEHQKASCCNLLQPVALLGGDVGITGPVPGSASLALPPQFQPFGIDPNDLRRPPRTLSDA; encoded by the coding sequence TTGAGAGACCTGCTGCCCCTTCTGCGCCGGATCGGCACCAGCCTCATGCTGGTGGCGCTGTTGGCGTTCGTGGTTGGCAACGTGATCGTCCCCGCTACCGCATCGGCACCGGCGGAGCGTTTCGCCCATGCGGGTCCCGCGAACCTGCACATGCACGGCGACGGGTCGGTGCACTCCCATCTGGCCGCGACATCGGTCGCGACCGATGAAGGTGACTGGCCTGACTTCCCCCCGCTCGATGATCCGGGCGACCACGAGCATCAGAAGGCGTCCTGCTGTAATCTGCTCCAGCCGGTCGCCCTTCTCGGTGGAGACGTTGGCATAACAGGGCCGGTCCCTGGTTCGGCGTCCCTTGCCCTGCCGCCCCAGTTCCAGCCCTTCGGCATCGACCCGAACGACTTGCGACGACCTCCGAGAACCCTGTCGGACGCCTAG
- a CDS encoding metal-sensing transcriptional repressor yields MQHASHPDIVKRLKRAHGHLAGVIAMIEEGRPCVDLAQQLHAVESAITNAKRVLIEDHMEHCLADGVGHGGKSAKDALSEFKAMAKYL; encoded by the coding sequence ATGCAGCATGCGTCGCACCCTGACATCGTCAAGCGCCTTAAGCGCGCCCACGGCCACCTCGCCGGCGTCATCGCCATGATCGAGGAGGGCCGCCCCTGCGTGGATCTCGCCCAGCAGCTCCATGCGGTCGAGAGCGCGATCACGAACGCCAAGCGGGTCCTGATCGAGGATCACATGGAGCACTGCCTCGCGGACGGCGTCGGGCACGGGGGCAAGTCCGCCAAGGACGCCCTCTCCGAGTTCAAGGCCATGGCGAAGTACCTCTAG
- a CDS encoding efflux RND transporter permease subunit produces the protein MFGLIVRASLRNRLFVLAAAVILVAYGSFVLPRLPVDVLPDLNRPMVTIMTEAEGLAPQEVEQVVTYPVEAAMNGMPGVARVRSVSSPGLSIVYVEFDWSTDVYRSRQLVSEKLAIVREALPRGVSPHMGPVTSIMGEILLVAITADAIPAMEVRELADFTIRPQILSISGVSQVIPIGGEVRQYRVSPDPAAMQNLDVTPEQVETAVSRFGTNTGGGFIDQHGREYLIRNVGLTKRLDDLRNTVVTYRQGQPVLLRQVAGVDFAPAVKRGDAGFNGRSAVIVSIQKQPGADTVELTRKIEAALDSIQKTLPAGVNAKNIQFRQATFIEASVGNVKRVLIEAGVVVAMVLVAFLMNVRATVISLTAIPISVLVTVTVFQVLGLTINTMTLGGLAIAIGELVDDAVVDVENIIRRLGENRESATPRPVLKVVAAASQEVRSGIVYATLIVILVFVPLFALSGIEGRLFAPLGVAYIVSILASLIVSITLTPVLASYLLAGRTGHKAADTWLVRHLKRGNAALLSWAFGNRAILLGLTGVAVIVAGVAATRLPRAFLPPFNEGTLALGLAYNPGISLGESHRLGLVAERLIGEVPEVVSVGRRTGRAEMDEHAEGVHSSELDVDLKPGRPKETILADLRARLAVLPAVLNVGQPISHRLDHMLSGIRAEVAIKIYGDDLDTLRSLAETLRTKVAGIDGMADLQVEKQVRIPQLRVDVDHERAALYGLTPASVTDALATLSNGRTVSQIIEGNRRFDVVIRLRVEDRSTTGLGDFLISTPAGRIPLRRVADVTEADGPNQINRENTQRRIAVFGNTDKRRDLAAVVADVRRAVDETRWPAGYRVGLEGTFQAQEEASTRIGLLSLVALALIFTVLFGRYRSVPLALIVMASIPLALIGSVAALWLAGQPLSVASMVGFITLAGITARNGILKISHYLNLALHEGEAFGPALVVRGSLERLTPVLMTALSAGLALLPLVVGADEPGREILHPVAVTILGGLVSATVLDTLLTPVLFLAFGRKALERLQAARSGGLTPAEAF, from the coding sequence ATGTTCGGATTGATCGTCCGCGCCAGCCTGCGCAATCGCCTCTTCGTCCTCGCCGCGGCCGTCATCCTGGTGGCCTACGGCAGCTTCGTGCTGCCCCGGCTCCCCGTCGACGTGCTGCCCGACCTCAACCGGCCCATGGTCACCATCATGACCGAGGCCGAAGGGCTCGCTCCCCAGGAGGTCGAGCAGGTCGTGACCTACCCGGTCGAGGCGGCCATGAATGGCATGCCGGGCGTCGCCCGCGTGCGCTCGGTCTCCAGCCCCGGCCTGTCCATCGTCTACGTCGAGTTCGACTGGTCGACCGACGTGTACCGCAGTCGGCAACTCGTCTCGGAAAAGCTCGCCATCGTGCGCGAGGCCCTGCCGCGCGGGGTCAGCCCACACATGGGGCCGGTCACCTCGATCATGGGCGAGATCCTGCTCGTGGCCATCACGGCGGACGCCATTCCCGCCATGGAGGTGCGCGAGCTCGCCGACTTCACCATCCGTCCGCAGATCCTGAGCATCTCCGGGGTCTCCCAGGTCATCCCCATCGGCGGCGAGGTCCGCCAGTACCGGGTCTCGCCGGACCCGGCCGCGATGCAGAACCTCGACGTCACCCCGGAGCAGGTCGAGACCGCGGTCTCGCGCTTCGGCACCAACACCGGCGGCGGCTTCATCGACCAGCACGGGCGCGAGTACCTCATCCGCAATGTGGGCCTCACCAAGCGCCTCGACGACCTGCGCAACACCGTGGTGACCTACCGCCAGGGCCAGCCCGTGCTCCTGCGGCAAGTCGCGGGCGTCGACTTCGCCCCGGCGGTCAAGCGCGGCGACGCCGGCTTCAACGGTCGCTCGGCCGTCATCGTCTCGATCCAGAAACAGCCCGGGGCCGACACCGTCGAGCTTACCCGAAAGATCGAGGCGGCCCTCGATTCCATCCAGAAAACCCTTCCGGCGGGCGTGAACGCGAAAAACATCCAGTTCCGGCAGGCGACCTTCATCGAGGCCTCGGTCGGCAACGTGAAGCGCGTCCTGATCGAAGCCGGCGTCGTGGTCGCCATGGTCCTGGTCGCGTTCCTCATGAACGTGCGGGCGACTGTCATCTCGCTGACGGCCATCCCGATTTCGGTGCTCGTCACGGTGACGGTGTTCCAGGTCCTCGGGCTGACCATCAACACGATGACCCTGGGCGGGCTGGCCATCGCCATCGGCGAACTCGTCGACGATGCCGTGGTGGACGTCGAGAACATCATCCGGCGCCTCGGCGAGAACCGTGAGAGCGCCACCCCCCGGCCGGTACTGAAGGTCGTGGCGGCGGCGAGCCAGGAGGTTCGCTCGGGCATCGTCTACGCCACCCTCATCGTCATCCTGGTGTTCGTGCCCCTGTTCGCCCTCTCCGGCATCGAGGGCCGGCTCTTCGCGCCATTGGGCGTGGCCTACATCGTCTCGATCCTGGCGAGCCTGATCGTCTCCATCACCCTGACGCCGGTGCTGGCGTCGTACCTCCTCGCCGGGAGGACCGGCCATAAGGCCGCCGACACCTGGCTCGTGCGCCACCTCAAGCGCGGCAACGCCGCCCTGCTGTCCTGGGCCTTCGGGAACCGCGCGATCCTGCTTGGGCTGACCGGGGTCGCCGTCATCGTGGCCGGCGTAGCCGCGACCCGGCTCCCCCGGGCGTTCCTGCCGCCCTTCAACGAGGGCACGCTCGCCCTCGGGCTGGCCTACAACCCAGGCATCTCGCTGGGCGAGAGCCACCGCCTCGGCCTTGTCGCCGAGCGCCTCATCGGCGAGGTGCCCGAGGTGGTCTCGGTCGGCCGCCGCACCGGGCGGGCCGAGATGGACGAGCATGCCGAGGGCGTGCATTCGAGCGAGCTAGACGTCGACCTGAAGCCGGGCCGGCCGAAGGAGACCATCCTCGCCGACCTTCGTGCCCGCCTCGCGGTGCTGCCGGCCGTCCTGAATGTGGGACAGCCGATCTCGCACCGGCTCGACCACATGCTGTCCGGCATCCGGGCCGAGGTCGCGATCAAGATCTACGGCGACGACCTCGACACGCTCAGGAGCCTCGCCGAGACCCTGCGGACCAAGGTCGCCGGCATCGACGGCATGGCCGACCTCCAGGTCGAGAAGCAGGTCCGCATCCCCCAACTCCGGGTCGACGTCGACCATGAGCGGGCGGCCCTCTACGGCCTGACGCCAGCCTCCGTCACGGATGCCCTGGCGACCCTGAGCAACGGGCGCACAGTCTCTCAGATTATCGAGGGCAATCGCCGCTTCGACGTCGTCATCCGGCTCAGGGTCGAGGACCGCTCGACCACCGGCCTGGGCGACTTCCTGATCTCGACCCCGGCCGGACGCATCCCCTTGCGCAGGGTTGCCGACGTCACCGAGGCCGACGGCCCGAACCAGATCAACCGCGAAAACACCCAGAGGCGGATCGCGGTGTTCGGGAACACCGACAAGCGGCGAGACCTCGCCGCGGTGGTGGCGGACGTGCGCAGGGCGGTCGACGAGACCCGGTGGCCGGCAGGCTACCGCGTCGGGCTGGAGGGGACCTTCCAGGCGCAGGAGGAAGCCTCCACGCGGATCGGCCTGTTGTCGCTGGTGGCCCTCGCCCTGATCTTCACGGTGCTGTTCGGGCGGTACCGCTCGGTACCCCTGGCCCTCATCGTCATGGCCAGCATCCCGCTGGCCCTGATCGGCAGCGTCGCAGCGCTATGGCTTGCCGGACAGCCGCTCTCCGTCGCCTCGATGGTCGGCTTCATCACCCTGGCCGGCATCACGGCCCGCAACGGCATCCTCAAAATCTCGCACTATCTCAACCTCGCGCTCCACGAGGGCGAGGCGTTCGGGCCGGCCCTCGTCGTTCGCGGGAGCCTGGAGCGCCTGACGCCTGTGCTGATGACCGCGCTCTCCGCCGGACTGGCGCTGCTGCCCCTCGTGGTCGGCGCCGACGAGCCGGGACGCGAGATCCTGCATCCGGTCGCCGTGACCATCCTCGGCGGCCTCGTGAGTGCGACCGTGCTCGACACCCTTCTGACGCCCGTCCTGTTCCTCGCGTTCGGCCGCAAGGCCCTGGAGCGATTGCAAGCGGCCCGGAGCGGCGGCCTCACCCCCGCCGAAGCCTTCTGA
- a CDS encoding metal/formaldehyde-sensitive transcriptional repressor yields the protein MAHTIKDKSKLLARVRRIKGQAEAVERALEAEIGCTDVLMLVASMRGAVNGLTAELIEDHVRHHVVNPDNEPDADRAKGAADLIEVVRTYLK from the coding sequence ATGGCCCACACCATCAAGGACAAGTCCAAGCTCCTGGCCCGCGTGCGTCGGATCAAGGGACAGGCGGAGGCGGTCGAGCGCGCCCTGGAAGCCGAGATCGGCTGCACGGATGTGCTGATGCTGGTCGCGTCGATGCGGGGCGCCGTGAACGGCCTGACCGCCGAGCTGATCGAGGATCATGTCCGCCACCATGTCGTGAACCCGGACAACGAACCGGATGCCGACCGCGCCAAGGGTGCCGCCGACCTGATTGAGGTCGTCCGCACCTACCTGAAATGA
- a CDS encoding MFS transporter: protein MLSVLANRTYRHLFAAQVIALVGTGLLTVALGLLAYKLAGERAGAVLGTALAIKMVAYVVLAPIAGAFTGQLPRRAFLVATDLVRAAIALLLPFVDQVWQVYVLIFVLQSASAAFTPTFQATIPDILPDERDYTRALSLSRLAYDLENLLSPALAAILLTVVPYNALFGGTVVGFLGSAALVVSVTLPAAIRAERKAGIYDRTTRGLRIYLATPRLRGLLAINFAVAAAGAMVIVNTVVIVQGLLHRPQTDVAMALGLFGGGSMIAALTLPRVLDRLSDRAVMIPAAALLGGVLLCVAAMTWGGAAGWPLLLETWLVLGVAYSAAQTPTGRLLRRSATAEDRPAVFAAQFALSHAAWLVTYPLAGWLGASVGMSVTLATLGALTLAGVAAAAWLWPASDPDVIEHAHADLDPGHPHLHGDRLHAHAFVIDDLHHQWPARAG from the coding sequence ATGCTCAGCGTCCTTGCGAACCGGACCTACCGGCATCTTTTTGCCGCCCAGGTCATCGCCCTTGTCGGCACCGGGCTGCTCACCGTCGCCCTCGGCCTGCTCGCCTACAAGCTGGCGGGCGAGCGGGCCGGCGCCGTTCTGGGCACTGCCCTCGCCATCAAGATGGTCGCCTACGTCGTGCTCGCGCCCATCGCCGGCGCCTTTACCGGGCAATTGCCCCGCCGCGCCTTCCTGGTCGCCACCGACCTCGTCCGCGCCGCCATCGCCCTGCTGCTGCCCTTCGTCGACCAGGTCTGGCAGGTCTACGTCCTGATCTTCGTCCTCCAGTCGGCGTCGGCGGCGTTCACCCCGACCTTCCAGGCGACCATTCCCGACATCCTGCCGGACGAGCGCGACTACACCCGGGCCTTGTCCCTCTCGCGGCTCGCCTACGACCTGGAGAACCTGCTCAGTCCGGCGCTGGCAGCCATCCTTCTGACCGTCGTGCCCTATAACGCCCTGTTCGGTGGGACGGTGGTGGGCTTCCTAGGTTCCGCGGCCCTGGTCGTCTCCGTGACGCTTCCGGCGGCAATCCGTGCGGAGCGGAAGGCCGGCATCTATGACCGGACCACACGGGGACTCCGGATCTATCTTGCGACCCCGCGCCTGCGTGGGCTCCTCGCCATCAACTTCGCCGTCGCAGCGGCGGGTGCCATGGTCATCGTCAACACAGTGGTGATCGTTCAGGGCCTCCTTCACCGGCCGCAGACGGACGTCGCGATGGCACTCGGACTGTTCGGGGGCGGCTCCATGATCGCCGCCCTGACGCTTCCACGCGTCCTCGACCGGCTGTCCGACAGGGCCGTGATGATCCCGGCGGCCGCCCTGCTCGGTGGCGTACTGCTCTGCGTGGCCGCGATGACCTGGGGTGGGGCGGCAGGTTGGCCGCTTCTGCTCGAAACCTGGCTCGTCCTCGGCGTAGCCTATTCCGCCGCCCAGACACCGACAGGCCGCCTGCTGCGCCGCTCTGCAACTGCCGAGGATCGGCCGGCCGTCTTCGCTGCCCAATTCGCCCTGTCGCATGCGGCCTGGTTGGTGACCTACCCACTGGCGGGCTGGCTTGGCGCGTCGGTGGGCATGTCTGTGACGTTGGCCACCCTCGGGGCCCTGACGCTGGCCGGCGTCGCCGCCGCGGCCTGGCTTTGGCCGGCTTCCGATCCCGACGTGATCGAGCATGCCCACGCCGACCTGGACCCTGGTCACCCGCACCTTCACGGGGACCGGCTCCACGCCCATGCGTTCGTCATCGACGACCTGCATCACCAATGGCCAGCGCGGGCGGGTTAG
- a CDS encoding efflux RND transporter periplasmic adaptor subunit has translation MFKRILIVLGAVGGGFLIATVWPSATDALRARLAQGGFPAFGRVASGSPAPTPAAASKPEDAHRDEPGLVRLTAEQVAKARIHVDAVRGGRLSRHLHVPGTIVPSANNTARIAVKTQGTVAELRKGLGDHVAKGEVVALLDSREIADTKGEYLAARLSAALQKTLYERDQSLWDKRISSEQQYLRSQASYEELKVKVDAARRKLTFLGLNPAEIEALPTLPAAQFERQEIRSPIAGKIVERRVDLGAAVGRDNLETELYSVVNLAQVWVDLAVSPGDLPLTREGQTVTVRIQATGEEAQGKIVFIGPILDQNTRSARVVAELPNPEEHWRPGSFVSAEIAVSDKPVRALVSSDAIQTIAGKPTVFVKVEDGFEARPVGIGRSDDGSVEVTSGLEPGDVIAVANSFILKAELGKSAAED, from the coding sequence ATGTTCAAACGCATCCTCATCGTCCTGGGAGCCGTCGGCGGCGGCTTCCTGATCGCGACCGTCTGGCCGAGCGCGACGGACGCGCTCCGCGCGCGGCTTGCCCAAGGCGGCTTTCCGGCCTTCGGTCGCGTCGCGTCAGGCAGCCCCGCACCGACGCCGGCGGCCGCCTCGAAGCCCGAGGACGCGCACCGGGACGAGCCCGGCCTCGTCCGGTTGACCGCTGAGCAGGTCGCCAAGGCCCGTATCCATGTCGACGCCGTCCGGGGCGGCCGGCTCTCCCGCCACCTCCACGTGCCGGGCACCATCGTTCCGAGCGCCAACAACACCGCCCGCATCGCGGTGAAGACCCAGGGCACGGTGGCGGAACTGCGAAAAGGCCTCGGCGACCACGTCGCCAAGGGCGAGGTCGTCGCGCTGCTCGACAGCCGCGAGATCGCCGACACCAAGGGCGAGTACCTCGCCGCCCGCCTGTCCGCCGCCTTGCAGAAGACCCTGTACGAGCGCGACCAGTCGCTCTGGGACAAGCGCATCTCGTCCGAGCAGCAGTACCTGCGCTCCCAGGCCAGCTACGAGGAACTCAAGGTCAAGGTCGACGCCGCCCGGCGCAAGCTCACCTTCCTCGGTTTGAACCCTGCCGAGATCGAGGCGCTGCCGACCCTACCAGCAGCGCAATTCGAGCGGCAGGAGATCCGCTCCCCCATCGCCGGCAAGATCGTCGAGCGCCGGGTCGACCTCGGCGCCGCGGTCGGTCGCGACAACCTGGAGACGGAGCTCTACAGCGTCGTGAACCTCGCCCAGGTCTGGGTCGACCTCGCGGTCTCGCCGGGCGACCTGCCGCTGACCCGCGAGGGCCAGACCGTCACCGTGCGGATCCAGGCGACCGGCGAGGAGGCCCAGGGCAAGATCGTCTTCATCGGCCCGATCCTCGACCAGAACACCCGCTCCGCCCGGGTGGTCGCGGAGTTGCCCAACCCCGAGGAGCACTGGCGACCTGGGTCCTTCGTCTCGGCCGAGATCGCGGTCTCGGACAAGCCGGTGCGCGCCCTCGTTTCCTCGGACGCGATCCAGACCATCGCGGGCAAGCCGACCGTGTTCGTGAAAGTGGAGGACGGCTTCGAGGCGAGACCCGTGGGAATCGGGCGCTCCGACGACGGAAGCGTGGAGGTCACGTCGGGGCTGGAGCCAGGCGACGTCATCGCCGTCGCCAACAGCTTCATCCTGAAGGCCGAGCTCGGCAAGTCCGCGGCGGAGGACTGA
- a CDS encoding nickel/cobalt efflux transporter → MTPLTDLLQQGTAHAWLFVPSAILLGALHGLEPGHSKTMMAAFIIAVRGTVTQAVLLGLAATLSHTAVVWLIALGGQYLGQEWGTEASEPYFQLVSALLIVGIALWMAWRTWREQHDGHDHHHHGEEVKHVTTRAGLLTLEVFEDGVPLRWRIRSERGPLPEASALTVEIVREGGVTQAFGFAAKDGYLESLEEIPEPHAFTARLNLSGSAGVETHEVRFEEHDHDHDHMNLGEEDDAHARAHAEDIRQRFAGRSVTTGQIVMFGLTGGLIPCPAAITVLLLCIQLKQLSLGFVLVVCFSIGLAVTMVSAGVLAALSVKHVASRWSRFGAFARRAPYASAGLIVLVGLYTGWLGWEGIHHRHHQHAQLTTLAAPSATRLALR, encoded by the coding sequence ATGACCCCGCTCACCGACCTGCTGCAACAGGGCACCGCGCACGCCTGGCTGTTCGTGCCGAGCGCGATCCTGCTCGGGGCCCTGCACGGGCTGGAGCCCGGCCACTCGAAGACGATGATGGCGGCCTTCATCATCGCGGTGCGCGGCACCGTCACCCAAGCGGTCCTGCTGGGCTTGGCGGCGACGCTCTCGCACACCGCGGTGGTCTGGCTGATCGCGCTTGGGGGTCAGTACCTTGGGCAGGAATGGGGAACGGAAGCAAGCGAGCCGTACTTCCAGCTCGTCTCGGCCCTTCTCATCGTCGGCATCGCACTCTGGATGGCTTGGCGCACCTGGCGGGAGCAGCACGACGGGCATGACCACCACCATCACGGCGAAGAGGTGAAGCACGTCACGACGCGCGCTGGCCTGCTGACGCTGGAGGTCTTCGAGGATGGCGTGCCGCTACGCTGGCGCATCCGCTCGGAGCGCGGCCCCCTGCCGGAGGCGAGCGCACTGACGGTCGAGATCGTCCGTGAGGGTGGGGTGACGCAAGCCTTCGGCTTCGCTGCGAAGGACGGCTACCTGGAGAGCCTTGAGGAGATCCCGGAGCCGCACGCCTTCACCGCGCGCCTCAATCTAAGCGGCTCGGCCGGTGTCGAGACCCACGAGGTCCGCTTCGAGGAGCACGATCACGATCACGACCACATGAACCTGGGCGAAGAGGACGACGCCCATGCCAGGGCGCACGCCGAAGACATCCGCCAACGCTTTGCCGGGCGCAGCGTCACCACCGGTCAGATCGTGATGTTCGGGCTCACGGGCGGGCTCATCCCGTGCCCGGCGGCCATCACCGTCCTCCTTCTGTGCATTCAGCTGAAGCAGTTGAGCCTCGGGTTCGTGCTGGTGGTGTGCTTCAGCATCGGCCTCGCGGTCACGATGGTCTCGGCCGGCGTGCTGGCTGCTTTGAGTGTGAAGCACGTCGCGAGCCGGTGGTCACGCTTCGGCGCCTTCGCCCGACGCGCACCCTATGCTTCCGCCGGGCTGATCGTCCTCGTCGGCCTCTACACGGGCTGGCTCGGATGGGAGGGCATCCACCACCGTCATCACCAGCATGCGCAGCTCACGACCCTGGCCGCGCCCTCGGCAACCCGGTTGGCGCTCCGGTGA
- a CDS encoding efflux RND transporter periplasmic adaptor subunit, with product MTRHLNDARGRLRSRILGWAMLALASAGLCLTGLPSRAGGGDDHTHATAPVAVATQGVPRIALQSDLYEVVGTLQDLRLTLHVDQTDDNEPVINATVTVTLGDVPVNATPTPGGTYVVASSRLAEPGPVDVVVSISAPAGDDLLIGSLAIPGLEGDAVTQALSGHDHGSIVDRAREAVAPLHRGQTWVLGIFAAGLGLGLLLQSRRARPVALVTAGILVLVTTGFAFAHGGEDHDHDAPVAVPGTNTPQRMPDGAVFVPKPSQRILEVRTTVAKPATVEAATRLIGKVIPDPNRGGLVQSIGGGRVIAPPSGMPQLGQAVRKGDVLAHVERPIIQADQAIVVEKVGEIEQMIGLAEAKLARAKRLVATGAGTTISVSDLEIELEGMRSRRAAVSDIRTTPETLTSPADGVIASSRVVAGQVVQGQDILFQVVDPKNLWVEALAFETLPPLPEDATALTVEGITLKLSPKGVSRALQQQATVVQFAVIDPPANLRVGQPVTVLSRTGASATGIVLPRNAVVRSGNGEAMIWRHVEPERFEPRPVRIEPLDATRLIVRAGVAEGDRVVVRGADLINQIR from the coding sequence GTGACCCGACATCTGAACGACGCCCGCGGGCGGCTGCGCAGCCGTATCCTCGGGTGGGCCATGCTCGCGCTGGCCTCGGCAGGCCTATGCCTCACCGGTTTGCCATCCCGCGCCGGGGGCGGCGACGACCATACCCACGCGACCGCGCCGGTCGCGGTAGCGACCCAGGGCGTGCCCCGCATCGCCCTGCAGTCCGACCTCTACGAGGTCGTGGGGACGCTGCAGGACCTGCGGCTGACGCTTCACGTCGACCAGACGGACGACAACGAGCCGGTGATTAACGCCACGGTGACCGTGACCCTCGGGGACGTCCCGGTGAACGCGACGCCGACCCCGGGCGGGACCTACGTCGTAGCCTCGTCCCGGCTTGCGGAGCCGGGACCCGTCGACGTGGTCGTCTCCATCTCCGCCCCCGCCGGTGACGATCTGCTCATCGGATCGCTCGCCATCCCGGGCCTCGAAGGCGATGCGGTGACCCAAGCCCTATCGGGCCACGACCATGGCTCCATCGTCGACCGTGCCCGGGAAGCCGTGGCGCCGCTTCATCGGGGCCAGACCTGGGTTCTCGGCATCTTCGCCGCTGGTCTAGGGCTTGGCCTCCTCCTACAAAGCCGTCGCGCGCGCCCGGTGGCCCTCGTCACCGCCGGAATCCTGGTGCTCGTCACGACCGGGTTCGCGTTCGCCCATGGTGGCGAGGATCACGACCACGACGCGCCCGTCGCGGTACCGGGGACCAACACGCCCCAGCGCATGCCCGACGGGGCGGTCTTCGTGCCCAAGCCCTCCCAGCGCATCCTGGAGGTCCGCACCACCGTCGCCAAGCCGGCCACCGTCGAGGCCGCCACTCGCCTCATCGGCAAGGTCATCCCGGACCCGAACCGGGGTGGTCTCGTCCAGAGCATCGGCGGCGGCCGCGTCATCGCCCCGCCGTCCGGCATGCCGCAACTCGGTCAGGCCGTCCGCAAGGGCGACGTCCTCGCCCATGTCGAGCGCCCCATCATCCAGGCCGACCAGGCCATCGTGGTCGAGAAGGTCGGCGAGATCGAGCAGATGATCGGGCTGGCCGAGGCCAAGCTCGCCCGGGCCAAGCGCCTCGTGGCGACCGGGGCGGGAACGACGATTTCCGTGTCGGACCTGGAGATCGAACTGGAGGGCATGCGCAGCCGTCGCGCCGCCGTCAGCGATATCCGCACTACCCCGGAGACCCTGACCTCGCCGGCCGATGGCGTCATCGCGTCGAGCCGGGTCGTCGCCGGCCAGGTCGTGCAGGGACAGGACATCCTATTCCAGGTCGTGGACCCGAAGAACCTTTGGGTCGAGGCCCTGGCGTTCGAGACCCTGCCGCCCCTGCCGGAGGATGCCACCGCCCTGACCGTGGAGGGCATCACCCTGAAGCTGTCTCCGAAAGGCGTAAGCCGCGCCCTGCAGCAGCAGGCAACGGTGGTGCAGTTCGCCGTGATCGACCCGCCGGCCAACCTGCGGGTGGGCCAGCCGGTGACCGTCCTGTCCCGGACCGGCGCCAGCGCCACCGGCATCGTCCTGCCGCGCAACGCCGTGGTCCGGTCCGGCAACGGCGAGGCCATGATCTGGCGCCACGTCGAGCCCGAACGGTTCGAGCCGCGTCCCGTCCGGATCGAACCCCTCGACGCGACCCGCCTGATCGTCCGGGCCGGCGTGGCCGAGGGTGACCGCGTCGTCGTGCGTGGTGCCGACCTCATCAACCAGATCCGGTGA
- a CDS encoding DUF1289 domain-containing protein: MRKDDPCISVCEFDGRTGWCLGCGRTIPEIREWKKLTPYRRTMLVRELPRRVAQVGGAVRPAKKRS; this comes from the coding sequence ATGCGCAAGGACGACCCCTGCATCTCGGTCTGCGAGTTCGACGGACGGACCGGCTGGTGCCTGGGCTGCGGCCGCACCATCCCGGAGATCCGGGAATGGAAGAAGCTGACGCCTTACCGGCGAACGATGCTCGTGCGGGAACTGCCGCGTCGCGTGGCGCAGGTCGGTGGCGCGGTCCGACCTGCCAAGAAGCGCTCCTGA